The proteins below come from a single Meriones unguiculatus strain TT.TT164.6M chromosome 13 unlocalized genomic scaffold, Bangor_MerUng_6.1 Chr13_unordered_Scaffold_37, whole genome shotgun sequence genomic window:
- the LOC132650944 gene encoding NEDD4-binding protein 1-like → MAAVLWALITITITSLLVLVLAAVLLYFLSKKLGPICAQQECTSTAFGKAELLQEVVVVQQAKLAVMLLRLQRHEKGEVREPRALKEETSLRDGSGGRDGQPVEPQSPLALKETKQGQRPPPPFPLAQGGTPDKGDSPEPKPRCPPLSEPLLQQPRLFPSGTGSAALGGSSEEPTASVTGVQRFQEALKTPYSLALRNEPSRADLKHVVIDGSNVAMAHSLKKFFSCRGIALAVEYFWKLGNRNITVFVPKWRTRRDPHVTEQHLLGQLQELGIVALTPARMVSRERISSHDDRFLLHLAENTGGGGIIMTNDNLREFVTESASWREIVARRLLQYTFMGDIFMIPDDPLGRQGPQLDKFLQKDLFPPEKSPSPSPSPSPGPSPSPSSSPSPSPSHWPPPQNHGASPSPGLPQQQLFTAPVTLSRMQQKLGRPAQRSWAETSELREALMSIFPDSEQKQKIDQILLAHPSTMDLNALSGLVLDAKLG, encoded by the exons ATGGCGGCAGTTCTTTGGGCCTTGATCACCATCACGATCACCAGCCTGCTTGTACTTGTACTTGCAGCCGtccttctctactttctctcCAAGAAGCTTGGACCAATATGTGCCCAACAAGAATGCACCTCAACAGcctttggaaaagcagaactACTGCAAGAAGTGGTAGTCGTGCAACAAGCGAAATTAGCTGTGATGTTACTGAGGCTGCAGAGACACGAGAAAGGGGAAGTGAGAGAACCGAGGGCCCTCAAAGAAGAAACTAGTTTACGTGATGGGTCAGGGGGCCGGGATGGACAGCCCGTGGAACCTCAGTCGCCGCTGGCTCTGAAGGAAACCAAACAGGGGCAGCGACCCCCACCACCTTTCCCATTGGCCCAGGGAGGAACACCTGACAAGG GGGACTCGCCTGAGCCTAAGCCGAGGTGTCCCCCACTTTCTGAGCCTCTCCTTCAGCAGCCCCGGCTGTTTCCTTCAGGGACAGGATCCGCAGCATTGGGCGGATCCTCTGAGGAACCCACTGCTTCGGTCACAGGGGTTCAGAGATTTCAAGAGGCCCTCAAGACCCCATACAGTCTGGCCTTGAGAAATGAGCCCAGCAGAGCAGATCTGAAGCATGTGGTGATAGACGGGAGTAACGTGGCCATGGCCCACAGCCTGAAAAAGTTCTTCAGTTGCCGCGGAATAGCCCTCGCCGTGGAGTATTTCTGGAAGCTTGGTAACAGAAACATCACCGTGTTTGTCCCGAAGTGGAGAACGAGACGGGATCCTCACGTCACTGAACAGCACCTGTTGGGCCAGCTCCAGGAGCTCGGCATAGTGGCTCTGACTCCTGCCCGGATGGTCTCCCGAGAAAGAATCTCTTCTCATGATGACAGGTTCCTACTGCACCTGGCAGAGaacaccggggggggggggatcatcATGACCAATGATAACCTGAGAGAGTTTGTGACTGAGTCGGCGTCCTGGAGAGAAATCGTTGCCAGGAGACTGCTTCAATACACGTTCATGGGAGACATATTTATGATTCCCGATGACCCTCTGGGAAGACAAGGACCTCAGCTGGATAAATTTCTTCAAAAGGACCTCTTTCCTCCAGAGAA GagccctagccccagccccagccccagccccggccccagccccagccccagctccagccccagccccagccccagccactgGCCACCACCCCAGAACCACGGAGCCTCTCCAAGCCCTGGGCTTCCTCAGCAACAGCTCTTCACTGCCCCGGTCACACTGTCCAGGATGCAGCAGAAACTGGGCAGGCCCGCACAGAGATCTTGGGCAGAGACCAGCGAGTTGAGGGAGGCGCTGATGAGCATCTTCCCGGACTCTGAGCAGAAACAGAAGATTGACCAGATTCTGCTAGCTCATCCATCCACGATGGACCtgaatgccctctctggcctcgtGTTGGATGCAAAGCTGGGCTGA